The Bradyrhizobium sp. B097 genome contains the following window.
AAGCCACACCGGGCGCTTCTCCTGACCCTGATCGAGCACCCGCCAGAACCGGACATGGTTGCGGCGATCCGCGCTCGATCCGACCGGCCGCTCGAAGGCGAGGTCCTCCCGGCGGCCGAGATAGAACAGGCTGCTCACCGGCGCCGCCTTGTAGGGACGGTCGAGCAGCACGCTGCCTACGATTTCGATCGAGGATTTCAGCGTGACCGGGTCGGCCGGGAACCAGCCGGCCTCGTGCATCGCGCAGACCACGTCCTTGGTGTCGCCGATCAGCCCGACATTCATGGGATCGCCGGGAATGCCCTGCGCGGTGCGGGTCACCATCGGCAGATTGGCGAGGCCCTTCTGGTGCTCGTAATGCGTCCACAGCGCCGGCAGCACCAGATAGGCCGCGATCAGATAGGTGACCAGGACGAAC
Protein-coding sequences here:
- a CDS encoding LssY C-terminal domain-containing protein → MTDVEIDPPSTRRRKRVRYLQLLLFVLVTYLIAAYLVLPALWTHYEHQKGLANLPMVTRTAQGIPGDPMNVGLIGDTKDVVCAMHEAGWFPADPVTLKSSIEIVGSVLLDRPYKAAPVSSLFYLGRREDLAFERPVGSSADRRNHVRFWRVLDQGQEKRPVWLGAATLDRSVGISSYTGAVTHHIAADLDAERALLATDLESAGMVTAKYQVTGIGPTFDGHNGGGDLYYTDGEIWVMRLVEACRKNDGTVEQIPSPAATQFKDQIWRAVVETIDK